Genomic segment of Methanobrevibacter woesei:
GTTGACGCAGTATTAGTTCAAGATTTAGGATTAGTTGAACTGATAAACAAACATATTCCAAAACTAAAAATTCATGCATCAACACAAATGAACCTTGAAAATCAAGATAAAATTGATTATATTGAATCTAAAGGTGTTAAAAGAATTGTTCTTCCTCGTGAAATGAGAAAAAAAGAAATAGAAAATATAAAAACCAATATGGAACTTGAAATATTTGCTCATGGAGCTTTATGTTTCTCATATTCAGGACAATGTTTAATGTCTAGCTTTAAAGGTGGCAGAAGCGGAAACAGAGGAACTTGTGCTCAACCATGCAGGCAAAAATATAAAACTAACTTCCTAAACTATCATGACTACTACTTATCACCTAAGGATCTTTGTTTAATCAACAAACTAGAAGAAATAAGTAAACTAAATATAAGCTGCATTAAAATTGAAGGCAGAATGAGAAATAAAGAATATTTAGCTATTGTAATAAGCGAATATAGAAAAGCACTAAATAAATTAAAAAGTCATAAAAAATACAGCAGCGAATTAATAAATCTCGTATTTAATAGAGGATTTACAGAAGGACAGTTTAGCTATAATTCTTCTAGAAGTTTACGTGCAGGACATTTAGGTTTAAAAATAGGAAAGATAATTAACCAGGAAAAGAATCAGCTTGCAATAAAAGTTAATGATGATTTAAAAATTATTCCTGAAAAAGGAGATGGATTGTTAATACATAAAAATAAAGAGGACTGTGGATTTGAAATATCTAAAAATCCTCTATTAACCACTTTAAATCATTATAAAAAAGGTAAAAACAAAGCTATTAAGGATATCACTAGAAAAAATAAAGTTCTTTTAATCAAGCAAGTTAGAGAAAATAAAAGAATTCCAGAAAATTTAATAGGTGCAGAAGTATTTCTAAGTAAAAGAAATAAGATATCCAAAATAACAAAAGAAATCGAACATAAAGGAAACAGTTACATTAAATCCAAACTGACATTGACCTTTTCAGTTAGAAAAGAATATCCTCATCTTAAAGGAATCTTAAAACTTGCAAATAATAAAGAGATTACTGCTGAAGTAAGTGGAAATCATCCTTTTGAACAACCATTGAAAAAAGCAGTAAGTGTAGAAACAATTAAAAAACAATTATCTAAATTAGACAATTATCCTTTTGAAATAATCCAGATGAATATTAATTATCATGGAAATTTATTCATACCACTAAGTGAAATTAACAAATTAAGAAGAGATCTCTTAGCAAAACTGGAAAATAACCTTATAAACAGTTATAAACATGAGGTAACACCAATAAAACTTGATAAAAAAGAAAAAATAGAAGAAAATAAAGCACCAAC
This window contains:
- a CDS encoding U32 family peptidase; amino-acid sequence: MKLPELLAPVGSMDHLQIAINAGASSIYLSGKEYGARKFAENFTLNEIEQAVNTAHLYNVKVYVTVNTLIKEDEIENVLNYLNKLHEIGVDAVLVQDLGLVELINKHIPKLKIHASTQMNLENQDKIDYIESKGVKRIVLPREMRKKEIENIKTNMELEIFAHGALCFSYSGQCLMSSFKGGRSGNRGTCAQPCRQKYKTNFLNYHDYYLSPKDLCLINKLEEISKLNISCIKIEGRMRNKEYLAIVISEYRKALNKLKSHKKYSSELINLVFNRGFTEGQFSYNSSRSLRAGHLGLKIGKIINQEKNQLAIKVNDDLKIIPEKGDGLLIHKNKEDCGFEISKNPLLTTLNHYKKGKNKAIKDITRKNKVLLIKQVRENKRIPENLIGAEVFLSKRNKISKITKEIEHKGNSYIKSKLTLTFSVRKEYPHLKGILKLANNKEITAEVSGNHPFEQPLKKAVSVETIKKQLSKLDNYPFEIIQMNINYHGNLFIPLSEINKLRRDLLAKLENNLINSYKHEVTPIKLDKKEKIEENKAPTLSVYTTNLNHLKELKNVERVYLEIPADTSSQLDKINISYMVNFLEKALEISTNKDYELIWKWPDITHENLLKALNQVKGILNKKHIPIETMSSNFKGEYGSSALNIANSETVESLSQYKLLTLSLELRKKDYEDIIKNISDSSKVEIVVQGNVELMKTRQNILNRNESKKIGNNELILIDNKGNSFSTYKSISNEEITIINNEELSLLKEIPHLIDIGYKNFAIDARWKDNQYIGIADVYLDAINNGKVNIKKLNKYSKFNTKGNY